A single region of the Gracilibacillus caseinilyticus genome encodes:
- a CDS encoding phospholipase, protein MKYSYTLEVRTLYNQNHIRKPKLCIFPGYRWCGPGCSGPGAPINEADAACKAHDECYLYSGDRCACDEAFIQRLSYLASKPTEEGHHARVMLRYMKVQRVFTCGF, encoded by the coding sequence ATGAAATATTCATACACACTGGAGGTGAGAACTTTGTACAATCAAAACCATATAAGAAAACCTAAATTGTGTATATTTCCTGGTTATCGCTGGTGCGGACCTGGATGCAGTGGTCCGGGTGCACCAATTAACGAAGCAGATGCCGCCTGCAAAGCACATGATGAATGTTACCTTTATTCTGGTGATCGCTGTGCATGTGACGAAGCATTCATTCAGCGGCTTAGCTACTTAGCAAGCAAACCTACCGAAGAAGGTCATCATGCCCGGGTTATGCTGCGGTATATGAAAGTGCAACGGGTATTTACTTGCGGATTTTAA
- a CDS encoding PRD domain-containing protein, with the protein MKFIKAFNNNVALVEDSSGLEWIVMGTGVGFQKKKGDPVEDSSIRRKFVAEQSNTRRPLLQVLKEMDSEVLDVSVEIIKNAESQLDVTFNNNIYLTLADHLNFAVKRAHENIDYADTNRWEVKNLYPKEFHVAKDAIRLVFDRLDLLLPKSEETFLTYHFVNGQQTKKTKIEETLKMTEVINRIIEVVQYHFQLKLDEESLNYTRFITHLRYFFIRQYKQDPVDGEEMDKTLLEVVKTKYEKAYQAVEKIAALLKQKYGWTLSSNEMLYLTLHVWRVTNRQKNE; encoded by the coding sequence TTGAAGTTTATTAAAGCCTTTAATAACAATGTGGCTTTAGTCGAAGATTCCTCTGGGCTTGAGTGGATTGTAATGGGTACGGGTGTCGGTTTCCAAAAAAAGAAAGGGGATCCAGTTGAGGATTCCAGTATTCGCCGTAAGTTTGTGGCGGAACAGTCGAATACACGAAGACCATTGCTGCAAGTGTTGAAAGAAATGGATTCGGAAGTGTTGGATGTTTCGGTTGAAATCATTAAAAATGCGGAATCGCAGCTTGATGTTACTTTTAATAATAATATTTATTTGACCCTTGCTGATCATTTGAATTTTGCTGTCAAGCGGGCGCACGAAAATATTGATTATGCGGATACGAACCGTTGGGAAGTAAAGAATCTATACCCGAAAGAATTCCATGTGGCTAAAGATGCCATTCGTTTGGTGTTCGACCGTCTTGATTTACTGTTACCTAAAAGTGAAGAAACATTTTTAACCTATCATTTTGTAAACGGTCAACAGACGAAAAAGACGAAAATCGAAGAAACACTAAAAATGACAGAAGTGATCAACCGCATTATTGAAGTAGTGCAGTACCATTTTCAACTTAAGCTTGATGAAGAATCACTGAATTACACTCGATTTATTACCCATTTGCGATATTTCTTCATTCGCCAGTATAAGCAAGATCCGGTAGATGGAGAAGAAATGGACAAGACCCTTTTAGAAGTGGTCAAAACCAAGTATGAAAAAGCTTATCAGGCAGTCGAAAAAATTGCGGCGCTATTGAAGCAGAAATACGGATGGACACTTTCATCGAATGAAATGCTGTATTTAACGCTGCATGTATGGCGCGTAACGAATCGTCAAAAAAATGAATAG
- a CDS encoding TRAP transporter substrate-binding protein, translating to MLKSKKYLLLISICFLFVLAACGGNDAESEGASGDAEGSYDPITITFSHNQPVDSPEDIGAQKFKELVEEKTDGNVTVEVFPASQLGSLREQVEGTQIGEIDITMQPSAVVSPFVDDIKAVDLPYLWPTDAEQMYEVLDSEVGDELLGTLEQGGFKGLGFWPGGYKLFTTNGIEIHKPSDFEGVTMRTMESPILLAQYEEWGGNPIPVPYAELYNSLQQGVVDGQENPLQTIYLNNFYEVQDTVIESYHGGMNYVLMANQAWFDGLPAEVQDVITEAEEEARNTARQALADTEEEYRQKIKDSGVNYYELTPEEIEVFREASLPIHEEYYSEGDQQELLQKIYDKIDEVTAE from the coding sequence TTGTTGAAAAGTAAGAAGTATTTGCTATTGATTTCTATTTGTTTCTTATTCGTCCTTGCAGCATGTGGTGGAAACGATGCGGAAAGTGAAGGGGCAAGCGGGGATGCAGAAGGCTCTTATGACCCGATCACCATTACTTTCAGTCACAATCAGCCTGTTGATAGTCCAGAAGATATCGGCGCGCAGAAATTTAAAGAGTTAGTCGAAGAAAAAACGGATGGGAACGTAACAGTGGAAGTATTCCCTGCTTCGCAATTAGGGAGTTTGCGGGAACAAGTAGAAGGAACCCAAATTGGTGAAATTGATATTACGATGCAGCCATCAGCAGTAGTTTCTCCTTTTGTTGATGATATTAAGGCGGTAGACCTTCCTTATTTGTGGCCAACTGATGCAGAACAAATGTATGAAGTATTAGATAGTGAAGTAGGAGACGAGCTTCTTGGTACATTAGAACAAGGTGGATTCAAGGGACTTGGCTTCTGGCCAGGTGGTTATAAGTTGTTCACAACAAATGGTATAGAAATTCATAAGCCATCTGACTTTGAAGGGGTTACGATGCGAACAATGGAATCACCGATCCTTCTTGCGCAATATGAAGAATGGGGAGGAAACCCGATCCCGGTTCCATATGCAGAATTGTATAATTCGTTGCAACAGGGTGTAGTAGATGGGCAAGAAAACCCGTTGCAGACGATTTACCTGAACAATTTCTATGAAGTGCAAGATACAGTGATTGAAAGTTATCACGGTGGTATGAACTATGTATTAATGGCAAATCAGGCTTGGTTTGATGGATTACCAGCAGAAGTGCAGGATGTCATTACTGAAGCGGAAGAAGAAGCTAGAAACACAGCACGTCAGGCATTGGCGGATACAGAAGAAGAGTATCGTCAAAAAATTAAAGACTCAGGCGTAAATTACTATGAGCTCACACCTGAAGAAATCGAGGTATTCCGTGAAGCATCACTGCCAATTCATGAAGAGTACTATAGCGAAGGTGACCAACAGGAATTACTGCAAAAAATCTATGACAAAATTGATGAAGTAACAGCGGAATAA
- a CDS encoding TRAP transporter large permease, whose protein sequence is MVSLLLILIIILLFASVPIYVALGLSSFLAVIFMSDTNPMILIQRLFGGLDQFALMALPFFILAANIMDVGGLSKRILRWARALVGHITGGVAMTTQVSSMFFGALSGSSPATVVAMGKIMYPELLNKKYDKKFSSGLLASAGAVSLIIPPSITLIIFGSVTGVSVGDLFIAGIGAGIIIGLSSIVYIYIYARKNNLPKDKRASGKEMWDATVKAFWALLIPVIILGGIYSGIFTPTEAAGVSAIYALFVSTVIYREMNWKTFYKTLVESAITTGQVLVLVAAAQVLGWILTRGGVPQQIASFISENISSTIVFLLLINIVLLLLGMFMEGVAAITIIAPLIYPAAVALGIDPVHLGIIMISNLAIGMYTPPFGINIFVTQTITKLNMMEMLPGLTRFFIANVIALLIITYIPESSLFLVDLLNE, encoded by the coding sequence ATGGTTTCTTTACTTTTAATACTTATCATTATATTACTTTTTGCCAGTGTCCCGATTTATGTAGCTCTCGGATTATCATCGTTTTTGGCTGTTATATTTATGAGTGACACCAATCCGATGATCCTCATTCAACGTTTATTCGGCGGCCTCGATCAGTTTGCATTAATGGCATTGCCGTTTTTTATTTTAGCGGCAAATATTATGGATGTTGGCGGATTATCGAAGCGTATTTTAAGATGGGCACGTGCTCTTGTCGGACATATTACAGGCGGGGTGGCGATGACAACCCAGGTTTCGAGTATGTTCTTTGGTGCATTATCTGGCTCCAGTCCTGCAACGGTTGTCGCGATGGGAAAAATTATGTATCCAGAGCTGTTAAATAAAAAATATGACAAGAAATTTTCATCCGGATTATTAGCATCTGCGGGAGCTGTCTCACTGATTATTCCGCCAAGTATTACGTTAATCATTTTTGGTTCTGTTACAGGTGTTTCAGTCGGTGATCTTTTTATTGCAGGTATTGGTGCAGGTATTATTATCGGACTCTCTTCGATTGTATATATCTATATCTACGCTAGAAAGAATAACTTGCCAAAGGATAAGCGTGCGTCAGGAAAAGAAATGTGGGACGCCACCGTGAAAGCTTTTTGGGCATTATTAATTCCTGTCATTATTCTTGGAGGTATTTACTCTGGAATTTTTACGCCGACAGAAGCAGCCGGTGTATCAGCGATTTACGCTTTGTTTGTCAGTACCGTTATTTACAGAGAAATGAACTGGAAAACGTTCTACAAAACATTAGTGGAATCTGCGATTACTACCGGACAGGTACTTGTATTAGTGGCTGCAGCACAAGTGTTAGGCTGGATTCTGACAAGAGGTGGCGTACCACAGCAGATCGCTTCCTTTATTTCAGAGAATATCAGTTCCACTATTGTGTTTCTGCTTTTAATTAATATTGTGTTATTACTATTGGGAATGTTCATGGAAGGGGTAGCTGCGATTACGATCATTGCACCGTTAATTTATCCGGCAGCTGTGGCGTTAGGCATTGACCCTGTTCATTTAGGAATTATTATGATTTCGAACCTGGCAATTGGTATGTATACCCCGCCATTTGGTATTAATATTTTTGTGACACAAACGATAACGAAGCTGAACATGATGGAAATGCTGCCAGGGTTAACGCGCTTTTTTATCGCGAACGTTATCGCATTACTGATTATCACGTATATACCGGAAAGCTCTTTGTTCTTAGTGGATTTACTTAATGAATAA
- a CDS encoding PucR family transcriptional regulator yields the protein MAITLKQAMKIGGLKKCRIVAGADGMDKMLKYVTIMEVPDIVRWLKGEELMLTSLYPIKDDANAMKQLVKELHEKGTSALGIKPHRFIDEIPPVILDEADHYAFPIIEIPEEVSYLDILSPVMNVIFDDKAIIQEDLEHAYNLLDEIRLNKWGIDKFAEALHHLLKYEIKIDSFVPYLEVPDTAMELAPISTEQIRELEMIQRPIRMHRYNHTLGKEQACMIAPVIMDGKLLGSITSIGIEKGFVEVDLAILDRATTTFSLEIMRKKVAYELEQQYKSDFFRELLFTQIQHEETLLEKGKTYGFDLERNYIFISLQYSQSGKGIHFIADILNQLELISSRLDHDIIVGAMENGVHLLYPSANKTKDRIYLDLETIYRELNKQMHDLYIGVGRAASDISSIRDGYEQAKQAVILGRTLYDAKHIIYYEELGFYRLLAEIKNVTEINKFYEESIGNLIEYDKHHDLELVHSLTTYFQNNESISKTAEKLFIHINTMKYRLQRIKVLTNLDVKKSEDKLILQIGLKIHNFIRNDYRFR from the coding sequence ATGGCAATTACATTAAAACAAGCAATGAAAATTGGTGGTTTAAAGAAATGTAGGATCGTGGCAGGAGCAGATGGCATGGATAAGATGCTCAAGTATGTCACGATCATGGAGGTTCCTGATATCGTTCGTTGGTTAAAAGGAGAAGAATTAATGCTGACGAGTCTTTATCCTATTAAAGATGATGCGAATGCCATGAAACAGTTGGTGAAGGAACTGCATGAGAAAGGGACATCTGCATTAGGGATTAAGCCGCATCGTTTTATCGATGAGATTCCGCCAGTCATCTTGGATGAAGCGGATCATTATGCATTTCCTATTATTGAAATTCCTGAAGAGGTTAGTTATTTGGATATCCTCTCTCCTGTAATGAATGTGATTTTTGATGACAAAGCAATTATTCAGGAAGATCTAGAACATGCTTATAATTTATTGGATGAAATTCGCTTAAATAAGTGGGGCATTGATAAGTTCGCTGAGGCGTTACATCATTTATTAAAATATGAAATTAAAATTGATAGCTTTGTTCCATATTTAGAAGTGCCGGATACAGCGATGGAATTAGCGCCGATCTCAACCGAACAAATTAGAGAATTAGAGATGATCCAGCGCCCGATCCGGATGCATCGCTATAACCATACACTCGGTAAGGAACAAGCCTGTATGATCGCGCCGGTCATCATGGATGGAAAATTACTAGGTTCCATTACAAGTATTGGGATCGAAAAAGGGTTTGTTGAAGTCGATCTCGCTATCTTGGACCGGGCAACGACGACTTTTTCGTTAGAAATTATGCGCAAGAAAGTAGCGTACGAATTGGAACAGCAGTATAAAAGTGATTTTTTTCGGGAGTTGCTTTTTACACAAATCCAGCATGAAGAGACATTGCTGGAAAAAGGAAAAACGTATGGCTTCGATCTGGAAAGGAATTATATCTTTATTTCGTTGCAGTACAGTCAAAGCGGCAAAGGTATTCATTTTATCGCGGATATTCTTAACCAGCTGGAATTAATCAGCTCTCGGCTTGACCACGATATTATCGTAGGAGCGATGGAGAATGGGGTTCACTTACTATACCCATCGGCGAACAAAACAAAAGACCGAATCTATCTTGATTTGGAAACAATTTATCGCGAATTAAACAAACAGATGCATGATTTATATATAGGAGTTGGGCGTGCTGCTTCTGATATTAGCAGTATTAGAGATGGCTATGAACAGGCCAAACAAGCGGTCATTCTCGGCCGTACACTCTATGATGCGAAACATATTATCTATTATGAAGAGTTAGGCTTCTATCGTTTGCTCGCTGAAATAAAAAATGTTACGGAGATAAATAAATTTTATGAGGAATCGATTGGTAATCTGATTGAGTATGACAAGCATCATGATCTGGAACTGGTCCATTCTTTAACCACTTACTTTCAAAACAATGAATCGATTTCCAAAACAGCAGAGAAACTGTTTATTCACATTAATACGATGAAATATCGTTTGCAGCGCATTAAAGTTTTGACAAATTTAGATGTGAAAAAATCAGAAGATAAATTAATTTTACAAATCGGACTGAAAATTCACAATTTCATCCGAAATGATTATCGATTCAGATAA
- a CDS encoding TRAP transporter small permease encodes MKLIAKIEEFVIAFTLLIVTVLLFVNIILRYAFANNTTWAEEFIRYGMIWITFIGASVCFRRGLHVGVDLLMDVTKGIANKAVKIVVHLASITFMIFLIKYSTDLVLFTQKTGQITPSLQIPLHYIYLAIPIGSTLSLIHLVIQTINIIRNKEDVNVQDRSALETIKE; translated from the coding sequence ATGAAATTAATAGCTAAAATTGAAGAGTTTGTTATCGCATTTACATTATTAATCGTTACCGTTTTATTATTTGTAAATATCATTTTGCGTTATGCTTTTGCCAACAATACAACCTGGGCAGAAGAATTTATTCGTTACGGGATGATTTGGATTACGTTTATCGGTGCAAGTGTTTGTTTCAGAAGAGGATTGCACGTAGGTGTGGATTTATTAATGGATGTAACGAAAGGTATCGCCAACAAGGCAGTGAAAATCGTGGTGCACTTAGCATCTATCACCTTTATGATTTTCTTAATTAAGTATAGTACAGATTTAGTGCTGTTCACTCAAAAAACAGGACAAATCACACCTTCATTGCAGATTCCGCTTCATTACATTTACCTTGCAATACCAATTGGTTCAACGTTATCGCTTATTCACTTGGTTATTCAGACTATTAATATAATTAGAAACAAAGAAGATGTAAACGTGCAAGATCGTTCTGCATTAGAAACTATAAAAGAATAG
- a CDS encoding glycoside hydrolase family 1 protein → MTKEIKGFQPDFLWGGATAANQVEGAFDLDGKGLSTADMVKYVPKEERGIYNFSMDVTADYIEDVLAGKVNDRYPKRDGIDFYHHYKEDIALFAELGFKVFRLSINWVRIFPNGDDAEPNEAGLQFYDNVFDELKKYDIEPLVTLSHYETPLELSRNYNGWYNRKLIGFFTKYAETVFTRYKDKVKYWLTFNEINVITHSPYTGGGVLVDKIPGKTKDQIAYQAAHHQFVASALATKLAHEIIPDVQVGCMLARMQTYPHTNNPDDVLEAQHQNDLNLFFTDVHAKGEYPSYMNRYFAENDITIEKEIGDDEILKQYPVDFISFSYYMSVTVSTQGEHDEVAGNMIKGGVKNEYLETSDWGWQIDPKGLRVALRDFHNRYGKPLFIVENGLGAFDTVEDDGSIHDPYRIDYLQKHIEQMKEAVQDGVNLMGYTAWGPIDLISMSTSEMSKRYGFIYVDQDDEGNGTLSRSKKDSFEWYKQVIATNGESL, encoded by the coding sequence ATGACAAAAGAAATAAAAGGATTCCAACCAGATTTTTTATGGGGAGGAGCAACTGCAGCCAATCAAGTCGAAGGAGCGTTTGACTTAGATGGCAAAGGTCTATCAACTGCAGATATGGTTAAATATGTTCCGAAAGAAGAACGCGGCATTTACAATTTCTCGATGGATGTAACGGCAGACTATATTGAAGATGTGTTAGCAGGCAAAGTGAATGACCGTTACCCAAAACGTGACGGTATTGATTTCTATCACCATTATAAAGAGGATATTGCGTTATTTGCTGAGCTTGGCTTTAAAGTATTTCGTCTTTCGATTAACTGGGTTCGTATTTTTCCAAATGGAGATGATGCAGAACCGAATGAAGCTGGTTTGCAGTTCTATGATAATGTATTTGATGAATTAAAGAAATACGATATTGAACCATTAGTTACGCTTTCACATTATGAAACACCTTTAGAGCTGTCACGTAATTATAATGGCTGGTATAACCGTAAATTGATTGGTTTTTTCACCAAATATGCAGAGACTGTGTTCACACGTTACAAAGATAAAGTGAAATATTGGCTTACTTTTAACGAGATTAATGTTATTACGCATAGCCCTTATACTGGTGGTGGAGTTTTAGTAGATAAAATCCCAGGTAAGACTAAGGATCAAATTGCATACCAAGCTGCACATCACCAATTCGTCGCGAGTGCACTTGCTACAAAGTTGGCGCATGAGATTATACCTGATGTACAGGTAGGCTGCATGCTCGCTAGAATGCAAACATATCCACATACAAACAATCCGGATGATGTGTTGGAAGCACAGCACCAGAATGATTTGAATTTATTTTTCACAGATGTTCATGCCAAAGGAGAATATCCAAGCTACATGAACCGTTATTTTGCTGAAAATGATATCACGATTGAAAAAGAAATTGGCGATGATGAAATCTTGAAGCAATATCCAGTAGATTTCATTTCTTTCAGTTATTACATGTCTGTAACTGTCTCCACTCAAGGGGAACATGACGAAGTAGCCGGAAATATGATCAAAGGTGGCGTGAAGAACGAATACCTTGAAACATCAGATTGGGGCTGGCAAATTGACCCGAAAGGATTACGAGTTGCATTACGTGATTTTCATAATCGTTATGGGAAGCCATTATTTATCGTAGAAAATGGGCTAGGTGCCTTCGATACAGTAGAAGATGATGGTTCCATCCATGACCCGTACCGTATTGATTACTTACAGAAGCACATTGAGCAGATGAAAGAAGCGGTGCAGGATGGCGTGAATCTAATGGGTTATACTGCATGGGGACCAATCGATTTAATCAGTATGTCCACTTCTGAAATGTCGAAGCGTTATGGATTCATCTACGTCGATCAGGATGATGAAGGTAACGGTACATTGAGTCGTTCGAAAAAAGATTCATTCGAATGGTATAAACAAGTGATCGCAACAAATGGAGAATCTTTATAA
- a CDS encoding beta-glucoside-specific PTS transporter subunit IIABC produces the protein MASHKEVAKQVVDKIGGAENVDQAWHCVTRLRFNLNNKDKVKMEEIKNIDGVMGAQFSGDQFQVIIGNHVSDVFAEVESLVGESGEGEKSGEKQSIVSLIMDFISGIFTPILPALAGAGLLKGFNALFVTAGWLSDQSDTYMVLNAIGDSVFYFLPFFLAVSTARKMRTNEYLALIVAGTLMYPTFIDAYNAIQETGKETIDFLGWGVINIPLLNYDTSVIPVILSVILLKYVFDLVKKVIPSAIQLMFAPMITFLIVIPVSLWVVGPLGTNVGNFVSDIFNWLFDYSGLFAGLLLAGFMPLIIMTGMHYAFAPIAITSMASVGYDTMVIPMMFISNVAQAGAALGVAVVTRNKQMKQLGVSSSISAAIGITEPAMYGVNMKLKKPFILAMISAGILGAFAGWYGLKAYAMAGIIGVFAIPLFADPTGESASLIVSIILFFLALVIPFILVLIFRFKDVEDSNLPAVSKPEEEKEEKEVGKAEGTAAASKLTGKEVMVQSPLKGTIVPLTEVSDPTFSQEIMGKGIAIEPEENRVIAPISGSIMVFPDSKHAIGIKGDNGEEILIHIGIDTVSLKGEHFEGFIKEGDRVEVGQALVEFDREAIRDKDIPTVTMIVVTNTAEYLDVLPINEDGPIFEGEHLLTLIK, from the coding sequence ATGGCTTCACATAAAGAAGTTGCAAAACAAGTTGTAGACAAAATTGGCGGAGCGGAAAATGTCGATCAAGCATGGCATTGTGTTACAAGACTTCGCTTCAATCTCAATAACAAAGATAAAGTGAAAATGGAGGAAATTAAAAATATTGATGGTGTGATGGGGGCACAATTTTCTGGTGACCAGTTCCAAGTCATCATCGGTAATCATGTGTCAGACGTATTTGCTGAGGTAGAATCATTAGTTGGTGAAAGTGGTGAGGGGGAAAAGTCTGGGGAGAAACAAAGCATCGTATCTTTAATCATGGACTTTATTTCCGGGATTTTCACACCTATTCTTCCGGCGCTTGCGGGAGCGGGGTTATTAAAAGGTTTTAATGCGTTATTTGTGACAGCAGGCTGGCTCTCTGATCAAAGCGATACGTACATGGTTCTGAATGCAATTGGAGACAGTGTCTTCTACTTTTTACCATTCTTCCTTGCAGTATCTACAGCAAGAAAGATGCGTACGAATGAATATTTAGCGCTTATTGTAGCTGGTACGTTGATGTACCCAACTTTTATTGATGCCTATAATGCTATTCAGGAAACAGGTAAAGAAACAATTGACTTTTTAGGTTGGGGCGTAATTAATATACCGTTATTAAATTATGATACAAGCGTTATACCAGTCATTTTAAGTGTCATTTTATTGAAGTATGTATTTGATTTAGTTAAAAAAGTAATACCATCTGCTATTCAACTAATGTTTGCGCCGATGATAACTTTTCTTATCGTTATTCCCGTTTCGTTATGGGTGGTGGGACCACTAGGTACGAATGTTGGTAACTTTGTATCAGATATATTCAATTGGTTATTCGACTATTCAGGTTTATTTGCGGGACTTTTACTTGCAGGATTTATGCCGCTGATTATTATGACGGGAATGCACTACGCATTTGCTCCAATTGCGATTACCAGTATGGCTAGTGTAGGCTATGACACGATGGTTATCCCGATGATGTTCATTAGTAACGTGGCACAGGCTGGGGCAGCATTAGGTGTCGCGGTTGTAACAAGAAATAAACAAATGAAACAATTAGGTGTGTCAAGTAGTATTTCTGCTGCAATTGGTATTACGGAACCTGCGATGTATGGGGTTAATATGAAGTTGAAAAAACCATTTATCCTGGCGATGATCTCAGCTGGAATTCTTGGTGCGTTTGCTGGCTGGTATGGATTAAAGGCATATGCGATGGCTGGTATTATTGGAGTTTTTGCAATTCCACTTTTCGCAGATCCGACAGGTGAATCTGCGAGTCTGATTGTATCGATTATTTTATTCTTCCTTGCTTTAGTAATCCCATTTATTTTGGTGCTAATTTTCCGATTTAAGGATGTAGAAGATAGCAATCTACCAGCTGTATCAAAACCAGAAGAAGAGAAAGAAGAAAAAGAAGTTGGAAAAGCAGAGGGAACGGCAGCTGCATCAAAACTAACCGGAAAAGAAGTAATGGTGCAATCTCCATTAAAAGGAACCATTGTACCTTTAACAGAAGTTTCCGATCCAACCTTCTCTCAAGAAATCATGGGGAAAGGAATTGCGATTGAGCCAGAAGAAAATCGTGTCATCGCGCCAATCTCAGGATCTATCATGGTATTTCCAGATTCAAAGCATGCGATTGGTATCAAAGGTGATAATGGTGAGGAGATTTTGATTCATATTGGCATAGACACCGTCTCGTTAAAAGGTGAACACTTTGAAGGTTTCATTAAAGAAGGTGATCGTGTAGAAGTGGGTCAAGCGCTAGTAGAATTTGATCGCGAAGCAATCCGTGACAAAGACATTCCTACCGTAACGATGATTGTGGTTACAAATACAGCAGAATACCTGGATGTACTGCCGATCAATGAAGATGGACCTATCTTTGAGGGCGAACATTTATTAACACTTATAAAATAA